The Sulfurimonas crateris genomic interval AAGATCTTCTGTAGCCGCACTGCTTTGTTCAAAGCGCAGCATAGAACCACTTCCAAGATCAATGAGCAGTTTCGCTTTGTCGTCAATCCATAACAGATAAGAGGTGCTGGCACGCCCATCTATCTCAGGGCCTCCTGAACCGAGTATCTCAAATCTTATATTTTTTCCATGAATGAGTGTTAAGGTTAGGCAAAAAATTAAAAAAAATTTCATAGTTGTACTCCGATTTAAAATTTATGGATTACAGATCCTTAAACTGTTCCTTTATTTCAAGAAAGTGTTCCAGATTTTCCATAAGAAGCGTAACAAGTTTTGGCTCAAAGTGTTTACCTTTCTCTTTTTCAAAAAGATTTAAAATATCTTTCATCTCCCATGCTTTTTTATAGACTCTATCACTTGCAAGTGCGTCAAAAACATCTGCAACGGCAGTAATACGACCAAAAATATGAATTTCTTCTCCAGCTTTTGCGTTTGGATATCCGCTTCCGTCCCACTTCTCATGATGTTCTCCCGCAACGATAGCAGCAGCTTTTAAGATTGGTTTTTTGGAGTGTTTAAGCATATCGTAACCCAATGAGGCATGCGTTTTCATTACTTCAAACTCTTCAGATGTGAGTTTGCGCGGTGCGTTTAAAATAGCATCCGCAATCCCTATTTTTCCTATGTCGTGCATGGGACTTGCCATCTGCAAAAGAGCCGCATCCTCTTGGCTCAAACCGTACAAAATAGCAAGTTTGTAGGAGTAGAGTGCTACTCGCTTAACATGATTTCCGGTCTCTTTTGAGCGTGTTTCCCCTATCTCGCCCATGGCGCAAATAACATCTCTTTGCATCTCTTCGATCTCTTTGTTGAGGGTTATGAGTTCTGTGACATCCGTAAAGTAAGCTAAAATAAGTTGCTCTTCTTGAATCTCTTTTATTTCAACTTGGTATGAGGTGCTTTTGTTTTCAAAAAATATGGTATCTTGCGTGTTTTTTGCAGCTACCTCTTTTGGATTTTTGATACTTAAAGACTCAAGAGAGGTGATTTCTAGAAGATCTTTATGTGATGCTTCATTGCGAAAAAGAATCGCGCCTTTTTCGTTAAAAATGAAAACAGGAGAGTTCCTGTGCTTTGGAAGAAGAGAGAGATAGTAATTTTTTAGACTATATTTTTGATTGAGATTGAAAAGTGCATAAATAAAACAAAATCTCTTTAGTGCTGTATAAAATATTACTAAGGCCATAACTGCCAAGGCATAGGAAGATTCATAAATTGAAAAAAACAGGATCAAAGATGCAATCGTAAAACGAATATTGGACTCTTTGTGGCTCATGTTGCAACTCGGTTTTTTAGACATGCGGTACTCCCCTTATTTAGAATTAAAAAAGTATATCATTTTTTATATGAGACAAATGTAATCAAGCTTACATACAGAGTTATAAATATCTGTTATGATATGTCAGTTTAAAATTGATTGAGGAGTGTACTATGAAGTGCAAACAGATATATATTGAGTTTTCCAGGTTGAGCGAGTATTTGAAATCATTTAGTTTGTTGTTAGCGCGTTTGGCGGTTGCTTACGGGTTTTATGAGCCTGCTATGATGAAGTGGGGTGATATAGCCTCTGTTTCCGGTTGGTTTGCGTCTATGGGCATACCGTTTCCAACGCTCAATGCTTATATGGCGGCAAGTACCGAGATAGTCGGTGTAATACTGCTTACTTTAGGGCTTTTGACACGGTTTATTTCACTGCCGCTTATCATCGTAATGATTGTTGCCATCGTAACCGTACACCTTCCAAACGGTTTTTCTGCAGGTGATAACGGCTATGAAATACCACTTTACTACATGTTATTTTTGCTTATCTTTGTATCGCATGGAGCAGGTAAATTTAGCCTTGACAGACTTTTTTTCGGTGAGAAGAGCTAAAATATGGAAGCACTCTTAGATTTTAAAGATGCGGTAAGCCAATTTCGTTTTCCGCTTCTTTTCTTTTTGCTTCAGGCTTCATTGATTGTTTTTGCTATTATCTCTCTTGTTCTGTTTATCTATGACAGATTTATTCAAAGAGAGGACCAATTACTTATCAACTACCCTCTCATAGGGCGTATGCGGTATCTTTTTTATCTCTTGCGTGATCCGATGAGACAATATTTCGGGGATGAGAAGTTTTATGAGTCTTTTGATAAAGTAAAATGGGTTTATGACTCCGCAGAGAGAAAAGCCGCGTACGCCTCTTTTTCTCCGGGACAACCACAAAAATCTGCACGGCTCTCCATTAAAAATGCCAACTGTGTGCTAAACACGGAGGATGTTAGCGAGGAGTTTGGGGTTACTTTTGGAGAAGATTCAAAGCACCCTTTTAAAGCTCATTCAGTTTTGGGTAGAAGCGCCATGAGTGACGGTGCGATTTCTCCGGAGGGAACACGCGCTTTTAGTAAAGGGGCTTATCTGGGAGGTTTTCCTATCAATACGGGAGAGGGAAGCCTTACCTCAAACTTCTTATATACACATTGCTACAATCCCAAAAACAGAGATTATCTTGATGTAATTGAGGGAACCTTTTTTGCCAAGAGTGTTTATCTGTTTGTGAAATTTCTGCTTAATGCTTCTGCTGCCGAGAAGGTATATAGGCATATGGTTATTTTATCAAGCGATGCAGAGAGCTATCTTTTTGATGAAGAGCATAAGGTGTGTTATCGTGTTAACTGGAGAGCACCCCTTGAAGCATTTCCAAAAGAGATACCATCGGATGTGCCCGATATCATTTTTCAAATCGGAAGCGGTCTTTACGGTGTTAGAGACGATAAAGGCAATTTTGATGAGCAGCGTTATATAAAAAGCATGCGATTCGCCCGGATGACGGAGATAAAAATGGCGCAGGGAGCCAAGCAGACGGGAGGAAAGCTTTTAGCAGACAAGGTAAGCGAATCCGTGGCTTATTACAGGGGAGTAGAGGCGCATAGAGATCTCTTTTCACCCAATCGGTTTCCCTATGGAAAAACTCTTGAAGAACTTTTTGATTTTATGGGCAGGCTCAAAGAGCTATCGGATAAGCCAGTGGGTGTGAAAATTGTTATCTCTTCAAAGGATACTTTTTTGGAGTATGCTTCTTTAATAAAAAAAAGAGTAGAGGAGGGTTCTAGAGCGTATCCGGATTTTATTACGATTGACGGGGGTGAGGGCGGAAGCGGTGCCGCACCTCTGGAGATGATGATGACGGTCGGAATGGTAATAGCAAAAGCACTCTATATAGCAGATATGGCACTCAAAGAAGCAGGCGTACGAGAAAAAGTTAAACTTATTGCGAGTGAAAAAGTGCTTACTCCCGATGATGCCATCGTTCTTTTTGGCATCGGTGCGGATTATGTAGGAATTGCCAGAGCCTTCATGATGAGTGCAGGATGTATTCGCGCACGTGAATGTTCGGGAGCACATGGACGGCACTGTCCCGTCGGACTTGCAACGCAAGACAAAAAGAAGAGAGCCTCTTTTTTGGTGGAGCAAAAAGCAAGAAATGTCGCCTCTTATCACGCGCAGATGATACACGGTATGCAGCAGCTTTTGGCGATTATGGGAGTAGATCACATATCAAAACTCAACAAATCACACCTTATCTTTAAAGACCATGCGGGAAAAACTTATATGAATGTAGATAACTATTTTGAAGAAATGTTAGTATAATAAAGTATGATTTTAAATACACGCAGAAATTTTTTCAAACAAAGTTTTTTAGGCGGAGCTGTTTTGCTCTTTGCCGGTTCCTCTTTGTACGGAGCAGCGGAACCTTTAAAAACTCTCACACTTGTTCAAGAAGATCTTTTTCCAAAAGCAAAAGAGCTCTATGTCGATACCACTTCTTATCTGCTGCTTATTTTAGACCATTCAAGAATTAGCACTTCACACAAAGAGTTTCTTCGCAATGGCGTTCAATGGCTTCATGAGGAGTCCCTAAAGCTTCACGGCAAGCTTTACTACAATCTTTCAGCACAAAAACGACAAGAGGTGTTGCAGGAGATTTCAGAGTATGGATGGGGCGAGTCATGGATAGAGGCTCTTTTGACTTACAGTATGGAAGCGCTGCGCAGTGACGCAGTTTACGGTGTAAACAAAAAAGATGCGGCGCAAAAGTGGCTTGGATTTAGTGCGGGTTTGCCGCATCCAAAAAGTGCGTATCTATGACGTACGATGTTTGCATCATCGGGAGCGGTGCAGGCGGCTCGCCTGTCGCTTATGAGCTGAGTCGCGCAGGTTTTAGTGTAGTTGTGCTTGAAAAAGGAAAAGAGTACAAAGAAGATGATTTTAACAAAGATGAGCTGGCGGTTTCGCGGCGCGAGCTTTTTACGCCCGACCTTAAAGATGAGCAGCATGTTATTTATGAACTAGACGAGAGTAAAGAGCGCAGAAGATATCTAGGAAGCGATTACCAATGGAGTTTTTGGAACGGCTCTATGGTGGGAGGATCATCAAACCTTATGAGCGGCTATTTCCACCGCATGAAGCCAAACGACTTTAAGCTTCTCTCGACTCATGGAGAGATAGAGGGCGCAAATGTGGCTGATTGGCCTCTCTCTTATGAAGAACTGGAGCCATACTACGAAAAAGTTGAGCGCATAGTCGGTGTTAGCGGGGAAGTGGTTGCACACTCTTTTTTAGAGCCCAGAAGCACCTCCCATTTTCCTTATGCAAAACTTGAAGAAAACGGAGTGACAAAGTGGTTTGACGCCGCATGTAAATCTCTTGACTTTGAGAGCATTCCGACTCCGCGGGCAATAATTCCACATGCGGCACTAAAGCGACATGGCTGCTCTTACTCTAACTTTTGCGGGAGTTACGGATGTGCAACGGGTGCAAAAGGGAGTGCCAGAGCTGCACTTCTTCAAAAGTGTGATGCAAGAGTTATTACCGAAGCGTTTGTATATAAGCTTGAGAGCGATGCGACAAAGGTTACAAAAGCACACTACTATGATAGCGACATGAAGACGCATGAAATTAGTGCTAAAATCTTTGTTTTAGCCGCACAAGCAATAGAGAGCTCACGTTTGCTCTTAAACTCAAAAAATCGTTTTTTCCCTTATGGTTTGGCAAACAACAATCATCAAGTAGGAAAAAATCTTATTTTCTCAGGCGGAGGAGCAGGGGAGGGGCGATTTCGTTTTGAAACGCTTACTCATGAGCAGCAAAAAGAGCTTATGGAGGTCGGTCTTTTCTTTAACCGCTCTTTGCAGCAGTGGTATGAGTATAAAAAGAGCAGTAAAAAAATAAAAGGCGGAACCATAGACTTTCTGTTTGAGCATCAAAATTTGGTTCCCCGCATAAAAAGAGCTTTTTATGATGAAGAGGGAAAAATTCTTTGGGGTAAGGCTCTTGAGCAAAAAATTCATAAAGAGCTTACGACTTCAAGAGTTTTGAATTTTGAAGTTTTTAATGACTGGCTTCCTACGGATGAGTGTTTTGTAGGTATTGAAGAGGAGGTTAAAGACAAGTACGGCATCCCTGTGGGCGCAATACATCTCTACAGCCATCCTCGTGATAGAGAAGTCGGTGACGATTTGGCAAAAAAAGCTGTGCAGGTGTTGGAGAAAATGGGAGCTACCGAGATAAACTACTCCATCTCCTCTGCTCCTCCGCCAAATCTTGTGGCAGGCGGCTGCAGATTTGGAGAGAATCCTAAAACATCCGTACTCGATAAAAACTGCAAAGCGCATGCATTAGATAACCTTTATGTTACGGATGCTAGTTTTATGCCTACGGGAGGAAGTGTGCCCTATACATGGACTATCTATGCGAACGCTTTTCGTATAGCAGATATTTTACGCAAAAGATTGGAGTCTTAAATTTATACTTATGTGACAAATATTACATACTCTTTACTTTTCTTCTGTAATAATAGTGAAATAATCTCATAAAAAGGAGAGAAGATGTGTATCCCACATGGAGCTATGGGCTCGGTAGATAATGGATATGTCAAAGAAGATAAACCTAAAAAAAGCATTAAGAGAGTTTCTCAAGAAGTTTTTGAAAAAGGCGATCCCAACTTTGTAGATGAGAGAGTAAAACCTTATGAACCTCAAAAGAAAAAGAAAGGATTGTTAGAGTCGCTTTTTTCCTCTTGAGTTGATAACTGTTTTTTAAAGAGGCATACCCTCTTTACCTTCTGCAAGAGAGCTTAAAAAGCTCTCCATGTCATACTTTACTCTGTATTCAGGGGTCATGATATGGATAAGAATATCACCCATATCGACAACAACCCAGTCACTGCTCTCATCAACGTTTACAAATTTTTCTGCAGGTTTTAGCTCATTTTTTAGATGGTCCAAAAGCGCTAGTGTATGTTTTGATCCAAGAGATGATGCGATGACCGCGTAATCGACAAAGTAGTTTTTCTCTCTTAGGTCAAAAACCTCTATGTTCTCCGCTTTGTTCTTATCTAAGACTTCGGTTATTTTTTCTATTCTGTTTTGCAACTGTTTTCCTTGTAAAAATTATATATCTCTTTTGCACACTTTTTTGGCAGTTTTGAGATCTCAATGCACTCTCTAAGATTGGTCGATGATATTTTTTCATCAACATCAAGTCTTAAAAACTGCTCTGGTATCTCAATATTGTCCCTTGGGACTACTATAAACGTCACCAGTTCTTTTAGCTCATCATATCTGTCCCATTTATGAAGCGAAAAGAGGTTGTCCGCACCTATTACAAGATATATTTTTCTATAGCTCTCTAAAAGGTGCTTAACGCTCTTGATTGATGAGACCGCTCTTTTTTGTAAAACTTCATACTCTGAAATTTCAACATTTTTATACTCTTTAAATATCTCTTTTAACCACTCTACTCTAAGAGAGGCAGGAGCATAAAAAGTTGACTTAAACGGATTTAGATAAGTCGGCATTACTATAACTTTTTCAATTTCTTTGAAATTTATCAAAGCCTTAACTATTGCCTCGTGACCGATATGCGGCGGGTCAAAAGAGCCGCCAAAAAGTGCGATTGTATCCATATTTAAAGCGAATTATAACTAAGTTTAGGTAAAATTGCCCAATTTTTATTTTATTAGGAAATATAATGGCACTAAAAATAGCAATTAACGGATTTGGTAGAATCGGTCGCTGTGTAGCTCGTATTGCTGCAACAAGAGATGATGTAGAGATCGTAGCAATAAACGACATGGCAAGTATAGATATGATGCTCTACCTTCTTAAAAACGACTCTGTTCATGGAACATTTAAGAGCGAAGTAGTGCAGATCGATAATGAGAACATTACTATTGACGGTAAAAATATAAGAGTTTTTAGTGACAGAGATCCAAAAAACTTAAAATTTGCCGAGTGCGGTGCAGATATGGTTTTGGAGTGTACGGGCGTGTTTTTGAGTAAAAAAGATGCTCAGATTCATATCGACAACGGCGTGAAGAAGGTTCTCTTCTCGGCCCCTGCAAAAGATGACACTCCTACGTTTGTTCTTGGCGTAAACGAGCATCTTTATGCTGGACAAAACATAGTCTCTAATGCTTCATGTACGACAAACTGTCTTGGTCCTATAGCTAAAGTACTTGATGATGCTTTTGGGATAGAAAAAGGTCTTATGACGACAATTCACTCATATACAAACGACCAAAATATTTTGGATGTGAAACACTCAAAAGATAAGCGCCGCGCACGTGCGGGAGCTATCAATATGATCCCGACAACTACCGGTGCTGCAAAGGCAATTGGTCTGGTTCTTCCTCAGCTTCAAGGTAAGCTTCACGGGCAGAGCGTTCGTGTTCCGACACCTAACGTCTCTATGGTTGACCTTAACGTTATCGTTAAGAAAAACACTACAAAAGAGGAAGTGACGGCTGTATTTAACAAAGCTGCAGATGGAGCTCTTAAAGGAATCATTCTTATAGACAAGGAGATGAGAGTCTCTCAAGATTTCGTCGGATGCGAGTACAGCTCTATAGTAGCAGAGGATCTTACTCAGGTAATTGACGGCAATATGGTCAAAGTTATGGCTTGGTACGACAATGAGTGGGGATACTCGACAAGACTTTTAGATATGGCTCTTCATATCAGTAAATAGGATAGAATTTGGAACTATTAAATATTAAGAATTTAGATTTAGCAGGCAAGAAAGTATTTATCAGATGCGATTTTAACGTGCCGATGGATGAGTTTGGAAATATATCAGACGACCGCCGTATACGCTCTGCTCTTGCTACCATAAACTACTGTCTCGATCAAGATTGTTCCGTTGTGCTCGGTTCTCATCTTGGACGTCCTGACGGACAGGTAGTTGAGAAATATTCACTGATTCCCGTAGCTAGAAGAATTCAGCATCTCCTAAAGAGAGAAGTTATCTTGGCAAAAGATGTGGTGGGTGAAGATGCGCTATCAAAAGCAGCGGCTCTGAGACAAGGAGAGGTTCTGCTTTTAGAGAATCTTCGTTATGAAGATGGTGAGACAAAGAACGACAAAGAGCTCTCAAAAAAACTCTCTTCTATGGCTGATTTTTACATAAACGACGCATTTGGAGTGAGCCATCGTGCCCACTCATCCGTTGAGGGAATAACACACTTTTTTGATAACAACCATAAAGCAGCGGGATTTTTGCTTCAAAAAGAGATACAGTTTTTTGGCAAACTGATACAAAACCCTGTACGTCCTTTTGCGGCAATAGTAGGCGGCTCAAAGGTTTCGGGCAAACTTGAA includes:
- a CDS encoding HD domain-containing phosphohydrolase — protein: MSKKPSCNMSHKESNIRFTIASLILFFSIYESSYALAVMALVIFYTALKRFCFIYALFNLNQKYSLKNYYLSLLPKHRNSPVFIFNEKGAILFRNEASHKDLLEITSLESLSIKNPKEVAAKNTQDTIFFENKSTSYQVEIKEIQEEQLILAYFTDVTELITLNKEIEEMQRDVICAMGEIGETRSKETGNHVKRVALYSYKLAILYGLSQEDAALLQMASPMHDIGKIGIADAILNAPRKLTSEEFEVMKTHASLGYDMLKHSKKPILKAAAIVAGEHHEKWDGSGYPNAKAGEEIHIFGRITAVADVFDALASDRVYKKAWEMKDILNLFEKEKGKHFEPKLVTLLMENLEHFLEIKEQFKDL
- a CDS encoding DoxX family protein is translated as MKCKQIYIEFSRLSEYLKSFSLLLARLAVAYGFYEPAMMKWGDIASVSGWFASMGIPFPTLNAYMAASTEIVGVILLTLGLLTRFISLPLIIVMIVAIVTVHLPNGFSAGDNGYEIPLYYMLFLLIFVSHGAGKFSLDRLFFGEKS
- a CDS encoding FMN-binding glutamate synthase family protein: MEALLDFKDAVSQFRFPLLFFLLQASLIVFAIISLVLFIYDRFIQREDQLLINYPLIGRMRYLFYLLRDPMRQYFGDEKFYESFDKVKWVYDSAERKAAYASFSPGQPQKSARLSIKNANCVLNTEDVSEEFGVTFGEDSKHPFKAHSVLGRSAMSDGAISPEGTRAFSKGAYLGGFPINTGEGSLTSNFLYTHCYNPKNRDYLDVIEGTFFAKSVYLFVKFLLNASAAEKVYRHMVILSSDAESYLFDEEHKVCYRVNWRAPLEAFPKEIPSDVPDIIFQIGSGLYGVRDDKGNFDEQRYIKSMRFARMTEIKMAQGAKQTGGKLLADKVSESVAYYRGVEAHRDLFSPNRFPYGKTLEELFDFMGRLKELSDKPVGVKIVISSKDTFLEYASLIKKRVEEGSRAYPDFITIDGGEGGSGAAPLEMMMTVGMVIAKALYIADMALKEAGVREKVKLIASEKVLTPDDAIVLFGIGADYVGIARAFMMSAGCIRARECSGAHGRHCPVGLATQDKKKRASFLVEQKARNVASYHAQMIHGMQQLLAIMGVDHISKLNKSHLIFKDHAGKTYMNVDNYFEEMLV
- a CDS encoding gluconate 2-dehydrogenase subunit 3 family protein gives rise to the protein MILNTRRNFFKQSFLGGAVLLFAGSSLYGAAEPLKTLTLVQEDLFPKAKELYVDTTSYLLLILDHSRISTSHKEFLRNGVQWLHEESLKLHGKLYYNLSAQKRQEVLQEISEYGWGESWIEALLTYSMEALRSDAVYGVNKKDAAQKWLGFSAGLPHPKSAYL
- a CDS encoding GMC family oxidoreductase, which codes for MTYDVCIIGSGAGGSPVAYELSRAGFSVVVLEKGKEYKEDDFNKDELAVSRRELFTPDLKDEQHVIYELDESKERRRYLGSDYQWSFWNGSMVGGSSNLMSGYFHRMKPNDFKLLSTHGEIEGANVADWPLSYEELEPYYEKVERIVGVSGEVVAHSFLEPRSTSHFPYAKLEENGVTKWFDAACKSLDFESIPTPRAIIPHAALKRHGCSYSNFCGSYGCATGAKGSARAALLQKCDARVITEAFVYKLESDATKVTKAHYYDSDMKTHEISAKIFVLAAQAIESSRLLLNSKNRFFPYGLANNNHQVGKNLIFSGGGAGEGRFRFETLTHEQQKELMEVGLFFNRSLQQWYEYKKSSKKIKGGTIDFLFEHQNLVPRIKRAFYDEEGKILWGKALEQKIHKELTTSRVLNFEVFNDWLPTDECFVGIEEEVKDKYGIPVGAIHLYSHPRDREVGDDLAKKAVQVLEKMGATEINYSISSAPPPNLVAGGCRFGENPKTSVLDKNCKAHALDNLYVTDASFMPTGGSVPYTWTIYANAFRIADILRKRLES
- the rsfS gene encoding ribosome silencing factor, with product MQNRIEKITEVLDKNKAENIEVFDLREKNYFVDYAVIASSLGSKHTLALLDHLKNELKPAEKFVNVDESSDWVVVDMGDILIHIMTPEYRVKYDMESFLSSLAEGKEGMPL
- the nadD gene encoding nicotinate (nicotinamide) nucleotide adenylyltransferase; this translates as MDTIALFGGSFDPPHIGHEAIVKALINFKEIEKVIVMPTYLNPFKSTFYAPASLRVEWLKEIFKEYKNVEISEYEVLQKRAVSSIKSVKHLLESYRKIYLVIGADNLFSLHKWDRYDELKELVTFIVVPRDNIEIPEQFLRLDVDEKISSTNLRECIEISKLPKKCAKEIYNFYKENSCKTE
- the gap gene encoding type I glyceraldehyde-3-phosphate dehydrogenase, which codes for MALKIAINGFGRIGRCVARIAATRDDVEIVAINDMASIDMMLYLLKNDSVHGTFKSEVVQIDNENITIDGKNIRVFSDRDPKNLKFAECGADMVLECTGVFLSKKDAQIHIDNGVKKVLFSAPAKDDTPTFVLGVNEHLYAGQNIVSNASCTTNCLGPIAKVLDDAFGIEKGLMTTIHSYTNDQNILDVKHSKDKRRARAGAINMIPTTTGAAKAIGLVLPQLQGKLHGQSVRVPTPNVSMVDLNVIVKKNTTKEEVTAVFNKAADGALKGIILIDKEMRVSQDFVGCEYSSIVAEDLTQVIDGNMVKVMAWYDNEWGYSTRLLDMALHISK
- a CDS encoding phosphoglycerate kinase; translation: MELLNIKNLDLAGKKVFIRCDFNVPMDEFGNISDDRRIRSALATINYCLDQDCSVVLGSHLGRPDGQVVEKYSLIPVARRIQHLLKREVILAKDVVGEDALSKAAALRQGEVLLLENLRYEDGETKNDKELSKKLSSMADFYINDAFGVSHRAHSSVEGITHFFDNNHKAAGFLLQKEIQFFGKLIQNPVRPFAAIVGGSKVSGKLEALINLLPRVDKILIGGGMAFTFLKKLGHDIGASLVEDDLLEDAGHIMDEAKKLGVKFYLPVDVVAAEKFAEDSIIKITSSQEIPAGWMGLDIGPATVRLYKEVLGDVQTVLWNGPMGVYEMDKFARGSNEIAHFVADSYATTVVGGGDTADLVQRIGVDDEMTFISTGGGASLELLEGKILPGVASLMIKED